One genomic region from Enterobacter hormaechei ATCC 49162 encodes:
- a CDS encoding RomA family MBL fold metallo-hydrolase yields MKKPLFICVVLVMIIASAASLPFVLNAGFGQPPQGAQLSEVEASPHYRDGQFHNTLPTPGFTGQQNMLVAWWQFLTRKTENARPAQPLPLVKTDLASLSPDQDTLVWLGHSSWYMQLAGKRILIDPVLSNYAAPFSFLNKAFAGEYPWRAESMPEIDLLIISHDHYDHLDYATIKALLPKVKRVVTPLGVGSHLRYWGMSQDIIDERDWNQSVHISDALTVHVLPARHFSGRGIKRNQTLWGSFMFVTPERKVYYSGDSGYGPHFKSIGEQFGGVDLAIMENGQYDQDWKYIHMHPAETAQASADLNAKAVVPGHNGRFVLAKHTWNDPLIQLAKASKDKNYRLLTPELGEPVRVSDSTQQFREWWE; encoded by the coding sequence ATGAAAAAGCCTCTATTCATCTGCGTGGTATTAGTCATGATTATTGCTTCAGCTGCCAGTTTACCGTTTGTACTGAACGCCGGATTTGGCCAGCCACCGCAGGGCGCGCAGCTCTCTGAAGTGGAAGCCTCCCCGCACTATCGCGACGGGCAATTCCATAACACGCTCCCAACGCCGGGCTTTACCGGGCAACAAAATATGCTGGTGGCGTGGTGGCAGTTCCTGACCCGTAAAACCGAAAACGCCCGTCCGGCGCAGCCGCTGCCGCTGGTGAAAACCGATCTGGCGAGTCTGTCGCCTGACCAGGACACGCTGGTGTGGCTCGGCCACTCCTCCTGGTATATGCAGCTGGCGGGAAAACGCATTCTGATCGACCCGGTTCTGAGTAACTACGCCGCGCCGTTCTCGTTCCTCAATAAAGCCTTTGCGGGGGAGTATCCGTGGCGTGCGGAGAGCATGCCGGAAATCGACCTGCTGATCATCTCCCACGATCACTATGACCATCTGGATTACGCCACCATCAAGGCGCTGCTGCCGAAGGTGAAGCGCGTGGTCACGCCGCTCGGCGTCGGTTCACACCTGCGCTACTGGGGGATGAGCCAGGACATTATTGATGAACGGGACTGGAACCAGTCTGTGCACATCAGCGATGCGCTGACGGTGCATGTGCTGCCAGCGCGCCACTTTTCCGGACGCGGCATTAAGCGTAACCAGACCCTGTGGGGCAGCTTTATGTTTGTCACCCCGGAGCGGAAGGTCTACTACAGCGGCGACTCCGGTTACGGCCCGCACTTCAAATCTATCGGCGAGCAGTTTGGCGGCGTTGATCTGGCCATTATGGAGAACGGGCAGTACGACCAGGACTGGAAGTACATCCATATGCATCCGGCGGAAACGGCGCAGGCCTCGGCAGATCTCAATGCCAAAGCGGTCGTACCGGGACATAACGGACGCTTCGTGCTGGCGAAACATACCTGGAACGATCCACTGATCCAGCTGGCGAAAGCCAGCAAGGATAAAAACTATCGGCTGCTGACGCCGGAACTGGGCGAGCCGGTACGGGTGAGCGATAGCACGCAACAATTTCGCGAGTGGTGGGAATAA
- the nfsB gene encoding oxygen-insensitive NAD(P)H nitroreductase codes for MDIISVALKRHSTKAFDPAKKLTAEEAEKIKTLLQYSPSSTNSQPWHFIVASTEEGKARVAKSAAGTYVFNERKMLDASHVVVFCAKTAMDDAWLERVVDQEEADGRFNTPEAKAANHKGRCYFADMHRVDLKDDDQWMAKQVYLNVGNFLLGVAAMGLDAVPIEGFDAAILDEEFGLKEKGFTSLVVVPVGHHCVEDFNATLPKSRLPLSTIVTEC; via the coding sequence ATGGATATTATTTCTGTCGCCCTGAAACGCCACTCAACCAAGGCGTTCGACCCAGCCAAAAAACTGACCGCAGAAGAAGCGGAAAAAATCAAAACGCTGCTGCAATACAGCCCGTCCAGCACTAACTCCCAGCCGTGGCACTTTATTGTTGCCAGCACTGAAGAGGGTAAAGCGCGCGTGGCAAAATCCGCGGCGGGCACCTATGTGTTTAACGAACGCAAAATGCTGGATGCCTCTCACGTGGTGGTGTTCTGCGCGAAAACCGCGATGGACGATGCCTGGCTTGAGCGCGTTGTCGATCAGGAAGAGGCTGATGGCCGTTTCAATACGCCAGAAGCCAAAGCCGCGAACCACAAAGGCCGCTGCTATTTTGCCGACATGCACCGCGTCGATCTGAAAGATGACGACCAGTGGATGGCGAAGCAGGTTTACCTGAACGTCGGTAACTTCCTGCTGGGCGTGGCCGCGATGGGCCTGGACGCGGTGCCAATTGAAGGCTTTGACGCGGCTATTCTTGATGAAGAGTTTGGCCTGAAAGAGAAAGGCTTCACCAGCCTGGTGGTGGTCCCGGTCGGGCATCACTGCGTGGAAGATTTCAACGCCACGCTGCCGAAATCACGCCTGCCGCTGAGCACGATTGTGACTGAGTGCTAA
- a CDS encoding MFS transporter, whose protein sequence is MNTSVVSPGRAGLILLLTGQMLPLIDTSITNVALDSITHSLHATATELELIVALYGVAFAVCLAPGSKLGDNLGRRRLFMWGVASFGLASLLCGMAGNIEQLLAARIIQGAGAALIMPQILATLHVTLKGTAHARAISLFGGIGGIAFIVGQMGGGWLVSADIAGLGWRNAFFINVPICLVVLALSRRYVPETRRDTPSRIDWIGTVLLTAILCCLLFPMALGPQWHWSWPLKAALLAIVPLACLMVLNARKKERENAHPLIAPRLLQLRSIRFGVLIGILFFSVWSGFMFCMALTMQSGLGMAPWQSGNSFIALGVTYFISAWFAPRLIARYSTSAILLTGLAVQLVGLVALIATFRHWGMQNTALTLAPATGLVGYGQALIVNSFYRIGMRDIQPDDAGAASAILSTLQQAALGLGPAIFGAILLHGLQSYHGDYTQAVNVFLMVETAMMVVLALATLRMRHRLCLPVVKACPATK, encoded by the coding sequence ATGAATACGTCAGTTGTTTCACCGGGTCGCGCGGGCCTGATTTTGCTGTTAACCGGCCAGATGCTGCCGCTGATTGATACCTCAATCACCAACGTGGCGCTGGATTCCATCACCCATTCGTTACACGCCACCGCCACCGAACTGGAGCTGATCGTCGCCCTCTACGGCGTGGCCTTTGCCGTCTGCCTGGCCCCCGGCAGCAAGCTGGGCGATAACCTTGGCCGCCGTCGCCTGTTTATGTGGGGCGTGGCGAGTTTTGGCCTGGCCTCGCTGCTGTGCGGCATGGCGGGCAATATCGAACAGTTGCTTGCCGCGCGCATTATTCAGGGCGCGGGCGCCGCGCTGATCATGCCGCAAATTCTCGCGACGTTGCATGTGACGTTAAAAGGAACGGCACACGCCAGAGCGATCAGCCTGTTCGGGGGGATCGGCGGAATTGCATTTATCGTTGGCCAGATGGGTGGCGGCTGGCTGGTATCGGCGGACATCGCCGGGCTGGGCTGGCGCAACGCCTTCTTTATCAACGTGCCGATTTGTCTGGTGGTGCTGGCGCTGAGCCGTCGCTACGTGCCGGAAACCCGCCGCGACACGCCGTCGCGCATTGACTGGATCGGTACCGTCCTGCTGACGGCGATACTATGCTGTCTGCTGTTCCCGATGGCGCTCGGCCCGCAGTGGCACTGGTCGTGGCCGCTGAAGGCCGCCCTGCTGGCGATTGTGCCGCTGGCCTGTTTGATGGTGCTGAACGCGCGCAAAAAAGAGCGTGAGAATGCCCATCCGCTCATCGCGCCGCGCCTGTTACAGCTGCGCAGCATCCGCTTTGGCGTGCTGATTGGGATACTCTTTTTCAGCGTCTGGTCCGGGTTCATGTTCTGTATGGCGCTGACCATGCAAAGCGGTCTGGGAATGGCGCCGTGGCAGTCCGGAAACAGTTTCATCGCACTCGGCGTGACCTATTTTATTTCTGCCTGGTTCGCCCCGCGCCTGATTGCCCGCTACAGCACCAGCGCCATCCTGCTGACCGGGCTGGCAGTTCAGCTTGTCGGCCTGGTGGCGCTGATCGCCACGTTCCGTCACTGGGGAATGCAAAATACCGCGCTGACGCTGGCCCCGGCCACCGGGCTGGTGGGGTACGGGCAGGCGCTGATTGTAAACAGCTTCTACCGCATCGGGATGCGCGATATCCAGCCTGACGACGCGGGAGCCGCGAGCGCGATTTTGAGCACGCTGCAACAGGCTGCGCTGGGGCTTGGCCCGGCAATTTTCGGCGCGATTTTGCTGCACGGGCTACAAAGTTATCACGGAGATTACACCCAGGCGGTCAACGTCTTCCTGATGGTGGAAACGGCCATGATGGTGGTCCTGGCGCTGGCCACGCTGCGTATGCGCCATCGTCTCTGTTTACCGGTCGTCAAGGCCTGTCCGGCGACAAAATAA
- a CDS encoding RamA family antibiotic efflux transcriptional regulator, whose translation MTISAQVIDTIVEWIDDNLHQPLRIEEIARHAGYSKWHLQRLFMQYKGESLGRYIRERKLLLAARDLRESDERVYEICLRYGFDSQQTFTRIFTRTFNQPPGAYRKENHSQTH comes from the coding sequence ATGACGATTTCCGCTCAGGTCATTGATACGATTGTCGAATGGATCGATGACAACCTGCATCAGCCGTTACGCATCGAAGAGATTGCCCGTCACGCGGGTTACTCAAAATGGCATTTACAGCGGCTGTTTATGCAATACAAAGGTGAAAGTCTGGGGCGCTACATCCGCGAACGCAAGCTGCTGCTGGCGGCACGCGATCTGCGTGAATCAGACGAACGCGTGTACGAAATCTGCCTGCGCTACGGGTTTGACTCGCAGCAGACGTTTACGCGCATCTTCACCCGCACCTTCAACCAGCCGCCCGGGGCGTACCGCAAAGAGAATCACAGCCAGACACATTAA
- a CDS encoding DUF1158 domain-containing protein produces MKHPLESLLTAGGILLIALISCLLLPAPSLGLVLAQKLVQTFHMVDLNQLYTILFCVWFLLLGAIEFFILRFVWRRWFSLAS; encoded by the coding sequence ATGAAACACCCGTTGGAATCGCTGCTGACTGCGGGGGGCATTTTATTGATAGCCCTGATCTCTTGCTTACTGCTGCCCGCGCCGTCGCTGGGTCTGGTGCTGGCGCAGAAGCTGGTTCAGACCTTTCATATGGTCGACCTGAACCAGCTCTACACCATTTTGTTCTGCGTGTGGTTTTTACTGCTCGGCGCTATCGAATTCTTCATCCTGCGTTTCGTCTGGCGCCGCTGGTTCTCACTGGCGTCGTAA
- a CDS encoding cation-transporting P-type ATPase, whose product MTKKNFSQNMPPAGGQAYQQTVEQVLAQAQSQANGLDRTEAQARLQKHGPNALPEKKGKPGWLRFLAHFNDVLIYVLLAAAVLTAVMGHWVDTLVILGVAVINALIGHIQESNAEKSLKSIRNMLSSEARVIRNGNHETIPTTEIVPGDIIVLRAGDRIPADMRLIEAHNLRVEEAILTGESTVVDKHTNPLNGELPLGDRTNLVFSGTTVSAGGGVGVVIATGQETELGHINQMMAGIEKHRTPLLVQMDKLGKAIFAIILAMMAALFVFSLVFREIPMGELLLSLISLAVASVPEGLPAIISIILSLGVQAMARKRAIIRKLPTVETLGAMTVVCSDKTGTLTMNEMTVKAIITADACYRVDGNSYEPVGHIYLEGSDEPVQIQPGTVLEQYLRTIDLCNDSQLIQDERGLWGITGGPTEGALKVLAAKAHLAPVMTTLINKIPFDSQYKYMSTHYQIGGEEQILITGAPDVIFALCEQQQTRNGAQAFNRAYWENEMERYARQGLRMVAAAFKPANGEQALTHDDLNHGLIFLGIAGMMDPPRPEAIEAINACQQAGIRVKMITGDHPQTAMSIGQMLGITNSEQAVTGYQLEKMDDAELAEAAVKYDIFARTSPEHKLRLVKALQDKGEIVGMTGDGVNDAPALRQADVGIAMGIKGTEVTKEAADMVLTDDNFATIASAVKEGRRVYDNLKKTILFIMPTNLAQGLLIVIALLAGNIIPLTPVLILWMNMATSATLSFGLAFEAAERNIMRRPPRQTGQHVMDAYAVWRVAFVGTMIAIAAFALEAWLAPRGHSAEFIRTVLLQMLVCAQWVYMINCRNTDGFSLNRGLLANKGIWLVTGVLFLLQAAIIYLPFMQMLFGTEALPLRYWFVTLAVAGVMFFVVEIEKRLTRRFRKSA is encoded by the coding sequence ATGACCAAAAAAAATTTCTCGCAGAATATGCCACCCGCAGGTGGGCAGGCGTACCAGCAGACCGTAGAGCAGGTGCTTGCTCAGGCGCAGAGCCAGGCTAATGGCCTGGACCGCACCGAGGCGCAGGCGCGTTTGCAGAAGCATGGCCCGAACGCGCTGCCGGAGAAAAAAGGCAAGCCGGGCTGGCTGCGTTTTCTCGCGCATTTTAACGATGTGCTGATTTACGTCCTGCTGGCGGCAGCCGTATTAACGGCGGTAATGGGACACTGGGTTGATACGCTGGTTATTCTGGGCGTGGCGGTAATCAATGCCCTAATTGGCCACATTCAGGAAAGCAACGCGGAAAAATCCCTGAAGAGTATTCGTAATATGCTCTCCAGCGAGGCGCGCGTTATTCGTAACGGCAACCATGAAACCATACCGACGACGGAAATAGTCCCGGGCGATATTATTGTATTACGCGCGGGGGATCGTATTCCGGCGGATATGCGTTTAATCGAAGCGCATAATTTACGCGTGGAAGAGGCGATTCTGACCGGTGAATCCACCGTGGTGGATAAACACACGAATCCGCTGAACGGCGAATTACCGCTGGGCGACCGCACGAACCTGGTCTTTTCCGGTACGACGGTAAGCGCAGGCGGCGGCGTTGGCGTGGTCATTGCCACGGGGCAGGAGACCGAACTCGGCCACATCAACCAGATGATGGCGGGCATTGAAAAGCACCGCACGCCGCTGCTGGTGCAGATGGACAAGCTGGGCAAGGCGATCTTCGCCATCATTCTGGCGATGATGGCCGCGCTGTTTGTCTTCAGCCTGGTGTTTCGCGAGATCCCAATGGGCGAGCTGCTGCTCTCCCTCATTAGCCTGGCTGTCGCGTCTGTACCAGAAGGTCTGCCAGCGATTATCTCCATCATCCTATCCCTGGGCGTGCAGGCGATGGCGCGCAAGCGGGCGATTATCCGCAAGCTGCCGACGGTTGAAACCCTGGGCGCAATGACCGTGGTCTGCTCGGATAAAACCGGCACCCTGACCATGAACGAGATGACGGTGAAAGCCATCATCACCGCCGACGCCTGCTATCGCGTGGACGGCAACAGCTACGAGCCGGTGGGCCACATCTATCTGGAAGGCAGCGACGAGCCGGTGCAGATCCAGCCGGGTACCGTACTGGAGCAGTACCTGCGCACCATCGACCTGTGCAACGACAGCCAGCTGATTCAGGACGAGCGCGGCCTGTGGGGCATCACTGGCGGGCCGACCGAGGGCGCGCTGAAGGTGCTGGCGGCGAAAGCCCACCTCGCGCCGGTCATGACCACGCTGATTAACAAGATCCCGTTCGACTCGCAGTACAAGTACATGAGCACCCACTACCAGATTGGCGGTGAGGAGCAGATTTTGATTACCGGCGCGCCGGACGTGATTTTCGCCCTGTGTGAGCAGCAGCAGACCCGCAACGGTGCGCAAGCCTTTAACCGCGCGTACTGGGAAAACGAGATGGAGCGCTATGCACGTCAGGGACTGCGCATGGTCGCCGCGGCGTTCAAGCCAGCAAATGGCGAGCAGGCATTAACCCACGACGACCTGAACCACGGTCTGATCTTCCTCGGCATCGCCGGGATGATGGATCCGCCGCGCCCGGAGGCAATTGAGGCGATTAATGCCTGCCAGCAGGCGGGGATCCGCGTGAAGATGATCACCGGGGATCACCCGCAGACGGCGATGAGCATCGGTCAGATGCTGGGGATCACCAACAGCGAGCAGGCGGTCACCGGCTACCAGCTGGAGAAGATGGACGACGCCGAGCTGGCGGAAGCGGCGGTGAAGTATGACATCTTCGCCCGTACCAGCCCGGAGCATAAGCTGCGCCTGGTGAAAGCGTTGCAGGACAAAGGCGAAATCGTCGGTATGACCGGCGACGGCGTGAACGATGCCCCGGCGTTGCGCCAGGCGGACGTCGGCATCGCGATGGGCATTAAAGGCACGGAAGTGACCAAAGAGGCGGCGGACATGGTCCTGACGGACGATAACTTCGCCACCATCGCCAGCGCGGTGAAAGAGGGGCGTCGCGTTTACGACAACCTGAAGAAGACCATCCTGTTCATTATGCCGACCAACCTGGCGCAGGGGCTATTGATTGTGATTGCGCTGCTGGCGGGGAACATCATTCCGCTGACGCCGGTGCTGATTCTGTGGATGAACATGGCGACCTCCGCCACGCTCTCCTTCGGCCTGGCCTTTGAGGCCGCCGAGCGCAACATTATGCGTCGTCCGCCGCGCCAGACCGGGCAGCACGTGATGGACGCCTACGCCGTGTGGCGCGTGGCCTTCGTCGGCACCATGATTGCCATCGCCGCCTTTGCGCTGGAAGCCTGGCTGGCCCCGCGCGGCCACAGCGCGGAGTTCATCCGCACCGTGCTGTTGCAGATGCTGGTCTGCGCCCAGTGGGTATACATGATTAACTGCCGCAACACCGACGGGTTCTCCCTGAACCGTGGCCTGCTGGCGAACAAAGGGATCTGGCTGGTAACGGGCGTACTGTTCCTGCTCCAGGCGGCGATTATCTACCTGCCGTTTATGCAGATGCTGTTCGGTACCGAAGCGCTGCCGCTGCGCTACTGGTTCGTGACGCTGGCGGTGGCGGGGGTGATGTTCTTCGTCGTCGAAATCGAGAAGCGACTGACCCGCAGGTTCCGTAAGTCCGCATAA
- a CDS encoding efflux RND transporter periplasmic adaptor subunit, which yields MKFPLLFALLACTLQPAFAAAIPVRVATVEQTAHAAERQIPGRIEAIHTVELRARTEGVITRIHFRDGQYVKKGDVLFELDDAEPRAALRLAQAEVRSAEATLRQAQQQLSRFESLGSSNAISRHDVDNARMQRDVASAALEQAKARLDTRSVTLNYTRITSPIDGRVGHSNFHVGSLVNPASGVLVEVVQLDPIRIAFALEEGAFATKAGQHADIRAMKQAWQALIDSNGQRISGELTSVDNRIDPRTASVMLRAEFANPRHQLLPGGNVNVYLRPASEQPVLTLPAAAVQQNGDGFFAWVVNADGKAEMRPLKVAGQIGQQFQIASGVKPGERAITDGAQRVQPGAAVQILN from the coding sequence ATGAAATTCCCGCTCCTGTTCGCACTCCTCGCCTGCACGCTGCAACCCGCATTCGCTGCCGCCATTCCCGTTCGCGTCGCCACCGTGGAGCAGACTGCCCACGCCGCCGAGCGCCAGATCCCGGGCCGCATCGAAGCCATTCACACCGTTGAGCTGCGCGCGCGTACGGAGGGCGTCATCACCAGAATCCACTTCCGCGACGGGCAGTACGTGAAAAAAGGCGACGTGCTGTTCGAACTGGACGACGCCGAGCCGCGCGCCGCCCTGCGTCTGGCGCAGGCTGAAGTAAGAAGCGCCGAAGCCACGCTGCGTCAGGCGCAGCAGCAGCTGTCCCGCTTCGAAAGCCTGGGCAGCAGTAACGCCATCAGCCGCCACGACGTGGACAACGCCCGCATGCAGCGCGACGTCGCGAGCGCCGCGTTGGAGCAGGCGAAAGCACGGCTTGACACCCGCAGCGTCACGCTGAACTACACCCGCATCACCTCGCCGATTGACGGGCGCGTGGGGCACAGCAACTTCCACGTCGGCAGCCTGGTCAACCCTGCCAGCGGCGTGCTGGTGGAGGTGGTGCAACTTGATCCGATCCGCATCGCCTTTGCGCTGGAAGAGGGCGCGTTTGCCACTAAAGCCGGACAGCATGCGGATATCCGCGCCATGAAGCAGGCCTGGCAGGCGCTGATTGACAGCAACGGCCAGCGCATCAGCGGGGAACTGACCTCCGTGGATAACCGCATCGACCCGCGCACCGCCAGCGTGATGCTGCGCGCCGAGTTCGCCAACCCGCGCCATCAGCTCCTGCCCGGCGGCAACGTAAACGTGTATTTGCGCCCGGCCAGCGAACAGCCGGTGTTGACCCTGCCCGCCGCCGCGGTCCAGCAGAACGGCGACGGGTTCTTCGCCTGGGTGGTCAACGCCGACGGTAAGGCCGAAATGCGCCCGCTGAAGGTTGCCGGGCAGATCGGCCAGCAGTTCCAGATTGCCTCCGGCGTGAAGCCCGGTGAGCGAGCGATTACTGACGGTGCGCAGCGCGTGCAGCCCGGCGCTGCCGTCCAGATACTGAATTAA
- a CDS encoding helix-turn-helix transcriptional regulator, translating into MALMSEPVTSLQDDTRKQLGAFLRARRESLDPQRLGLPRSGRRRTPGLRREEVAMLADVGVTWYTWLEQGRDVNPSSAVMAAIAKALQCTPTEARHLFVLAGLPPGEAPQAVCCEGISEGTRRLLDTLLPKPASIQKPNFDIVAWNDSFGHLMGVDFNAIPPEDRNCIYLFLTHPAWRARLGKRDDVLPIFVSYFRAAMAEHRGDPLWEAKLARFFAVSEEFKTLWHQRNDVRGVENQLKLFTHPELGDFHLQQMYWYSAPRNGSRLLVYLPVDEAGERAMAWLAEQGK; encoded by the coding sequence ATGGCGCTGATGTCTGAACCTGTCACCTCTCTTCAGGATGACACCCGCAAGCAGCTGGGCGCGTTTTTGCGAGCACGGCGGGAAAGCCTTGATCCGCAGCGCCTCGGCTTACCGCGCAGCGGCCGCCGCCGCACGCCGGGCCTGCGCCGGGAGGAGGTAGCGATGCTCGCGGATGTCGGGGTGACCTGGTACACCTGGCTGGAACAGGGCCGGGACGTCAACCCGTCCAGTGCGGTAATGGCCGCCATCGCAAAAGCGCTGCAATGCACCCCGACCGAAGCCCGGCATCTTTTTGTACTCGCCGGGTTGCCGCCGGGGGAAGCCCCGCAGGCGGTGTGTTGCGAGGGGATCAGCGAAGGCACCCGTCGCCTGCTGGATACCCTGCTGCCGAAACCCGCCAGTATTCAGAAACCCAATTTCGACATCGTGGCGTGGAACGACAGCTTCGGACACCTGATGGGCGTCGATTTCAACGCCATCCCGCCGGAAGATCGCAACTGCATCTACCTGTTTCTTACCCACCCGGCCTGGCGCGCGCGGCTCGGCAAACGTGACGACGTGCTGCCGATTTTCGTCTCCTACTTCCGCGCGGCAATGGCTGAGCATCGGGGGGACCCGCTCTGGGAAGCGAAGCTGGCGCGTTTTTTTGCGGTATCCGAAGAGTTCAAAACCCTGTGGCACCAGCGCAACGACGTGCGCGGCGTGGAGAACCAGCTCAAGCTGTTTACCCATCCCGAGCTGGGGGATTTTCACCTTCAGCAGATGTACTGGTACTCCGCGCCGCGAAACGGATCGCGGCTGCTGGTCTATTTACCCGTGGATGAGGCAGGGGAGAGGGCGATGGCGTGGCTGGCGGAGCAGGGGAAGTAA
- a CDS encoding MmcQ/YjbR family DNA-binding protein: MDSKSLQDHARRVALEMPFTEHCWPFGPEYDVFKVGGKIFMLMATAHGRPHVSLKSDPEKSLLNQQIYRGVEPGYHLNKKHWISLYGTDDVTPELVTDLITDSWNLVVDKLPKKDQKWIRPG; the protein is encoded by the coding sequence ATGGACAGTAAATCCTTGCAGGACCATGCCAGACGCGTCGCGCTGGAGATGCCTTTCACCGAACACTGTTGGCCGTTTGGCCCGGAGTATGACGTGTTTAAGGTGGGCGGGAAAATTTTTATGCTGATGGCGACCGCGCACGGTCGGCCCCACGTCAGCCTGAAATCCGACCCGGAAAAATCGCTGCTTAATCAGCAGATTTACCGTGGCGTGGAGCCGGGCTATCACCTCAATAAAAAACACTGGATTTCACTCTACGGCACGGACGACGTCACGCCTGAACTGGTCACCGACCTTATTACGGATTCGTGGAATCTGGTCGTTGATAAACTGCCAAAAAAAGATCAGAAGTGGATTCGGCCAGGCTGA
- a CDS encoding TetR/AcrR family transcriptional regulator, with protein sequence MARPKSEDKKQALLEAATAAFAQSGIAASTALIARNAGVAEGTLFRYFATKDDLLNALYLHLKQDLCQTMLANLDRTLSEPKEHTRNIWNSYVDWGIRNPLAHAAIRQIGVSEKLSAETEQAVKEMFPELHELCRRSVRPVFMSDEFKTFGDALFLSLAETTMEFATRDPSRAVDFKALGFEAMWRGLAEEEIHGQ encoded by the coding sequence GTGGCACGTCCGAAGAGTGAAGATAAAAAACAGGCCTTACTGGAAGCAGCCACCGCGGCATTTGCCCAGTCAGGTATTGCCGCCTCAACGGCGTTAATTGCCCGTAATGCGGGCGTCGCTGAAGGGACGCTGTTTCGCTACTTTGCTACCAAAGACGATCTGCTGAATGCCCTCTACCTGCATCTGAAACAGGATCTCTGCCAGACCATGCTGGCGAACCTCGATCGCACCCTCTCCGAGCCAAAAGAACATACCCGCAATATCTGGAACAGCTATGTAGACTGGGGCATACGTAACCCCCTGGCGCATGCGGCTATCCGCCAGATTGGCGTCAGTGAAAAGCTGAGCGCCGAAACGGAACAGGCGGTGAAAGAGATGTTCCCGGAACTTCATGAGTTATGCCGCCGCTCGGTGCGCCCGGTGTTTATGTCCGATGAATTCAAAACGTTTGGCGATGCGCTTTTCTTATCGCTGGCGGAAACCACCATGGAGTTTGCCACCCGCGATCCGTCTCGTGCCGTCGATTTTAAAGCGCTGGGCTTTGAGGCCATGTGGCGCGGGCTTGCAGAGGAAGAGATCCATGGACAGTAA